Part of the Henckelia pumila isolate YLH828 chromosome 2, ASM3356847v2, whole genome shotgun sequence genome is shown below.
TGGTCAATTGAAAattagaattaaattttattttacccTTCTTGGTTTAAGGGTTTTAGGTCAATTAACATGGTCCTTTTTGGTTTGGAGTTCACCCTGTTCAAAAAATGAAACAAAcatacattttttatttttatttttgagtgtacaaatacaataaatatatatatatacacacacacacatatatatatatatatatctatatatattacaagaaatgatatatattgattttgccaagaatatattaaaaatacagAATACATGCATCTCAATTTatcatatctatatatattacaagaaatgatatatattgattttgccaagaatatattaaaaatacagAATACATGCATCTCAATTTATCATAGATGCATGACCAAATCGTGAAGATACACACACATGCTCACAGAATTTATGACGACAAACAATCAACAAACAATCACATTATCACATACATATTgcttacacacatatatatatatatatatatcgagttTTGATATGCTGTCCATCTCTTATGCCAACTTAATTTCGTGTCAACCATCGAAGTGACACTAGCTCAATTATTGGACatacaattcatcacatccaattaTTCAAAACATTTTGAATCCGCATGATTTTTCCTTATGAAACCGAACCAAGAGAGGGGAATCATCAGACAAAGCCAAACGCAGGAATGCACCATGTCCGAAAACCCCAACACCTCTGCATGGCACGTTAACGAGGTCGCACACCGAAGGGCAATAAACAAGCTTGTAAGAATATTCACCATCCACTTTCTCAATCCGAAACCAATTTTCGATAGTTCCACACCCCGGCTTCCCTTCGACCCCGCCGGCCGTCACGAAGTGTTGTCCGGTGGCTTCGTCGTAGTTAGCCACTTGAAGCACGCTCGACGATGAGTCGTCGCAGCCGGAAATATCCTCGAACTTGATGTTCAAGTCCTTAGACGCAGCGAGCCAGTCTCCGTCTTCGGATTTGTCATGTTTGAAGATCACCGCTTGGCTCGCTGAATCGTCGATCGGCTGTTGGACGGCGTAACAGGTCTCGTTGGCTTCGTACGAAAGGAAACCGCCGCCGTTGTTGCTCCGGACCGGCACGATGAAGTACGGTGTGCCCGCCACGAGAGGTTCCATGCCCGTGTCGTACAAACGATAATCTGCATTGAGCATCACATGATTAGTACTAGTAGTGTGTAGGAAGAGTAGTTGGGTGATGAAGGAGATGAGATTTCTCATGGTGAGCTAGCTAGCTAGTGCATGCATGATGCCATTGGTGATAATGTgaatttattgttttcaatttcatataataacaataattattATGATCTTGACAATGACTATGAAAAAGAtacatgaataaaaataaaatagtaataagatatttttatttgagaGAATCAATATTGACATTTCGTGCAAGTGCGTATTGAGTAAATTAAACTGCAAATCACGTTAAATAGGTCAATCGTATTATTAATTAGACAAGCTTTTTGTAGCATGCTCCCTCAGGTCATCTTCAATGGTTGTGATCCATTTTGGAGATGTTCACCAATTGGAGAACCAAATATGCTCCAACCCTTCTCCATATAGGTGCTTATGAATTTGAAgaatggattttttttaaaaaaaatcgaataatgtttaatttagttttttatataattaataattttttatgttaaataatttgaaataaaaaataaaaaatagaaaaatttaCGAAAAATAAAGAATATGAGTTGGAGAAGGTTTTTGAAATAGAAAAGTCAACAAATCTATTTTGGAGAATAGAGAATGGAAAAATGAAAAACGTGATTGAAGATGCCCTTATAAACTAGTTGGCATTATTTCGTTTAGAGACATGCATGGATGGTGGTTGTCAAGGATGCAGATGAATAAAAAGATCAAATTTTATGTTCCAAAACCAAAATTAGAATAATTAATAgatcaaaaaccaaaaatttatcaatttaatggacaaaaaaattattttttctttatttttttacaaatttttaatcatagaataaaaattaaatccAACGCTTTtacattatttattatttaatatattatctcccTCTCATATCAATAGGCAAGTGTGTATTTTCACACAAATTAAGAAATTAAGTGCTTGAAAAACAAAGTTTAGAAAGAAACTTTTAAATTTGCCCTTATTTAATAaagattttaatataataaagtaACTGTATAAGTAGttaatgatattaatttaattaaaaaaattgataaaagaaTAGTAAAGATACCATTAAATATGGAAACTAGACTATATATTTGagagaaatgaaaaaaaaatgtagcCTAAATGAATGAAATGGAGAAATTGTTAATATTTTATGTGGAGGGCAAAAAAGGTCACACTGCTAATGAAATATAAGAGAGATTTTAATTCTTTATCAAACAAATTTTGTATccttagttatttattttactaattagattgaaatg
Proteins encoded:
- the LOC140879013 gene encoding miraculin-like: MEPLVAGTPYFIVPVRSNNGGGFLSYEANETCYAVQQPIDDSASQAVIFKHDKSEDGDWLAASKDLNIKFEDISGCDDSSSSVLQVANYDEATGQHFVTAGGVEGKPGCGTIENWFRIEKVDGEYSYKLVYCPSVCDLVNVPCRGVGVFGHGAFLRLALSDDSPLLVRFHKEKSCGFKMF